The genomic region ggagTCATTTACTTAAACTTGATGCTGGAGCTTTTGGTTTGTAGTGGGCTCTTTGCCTGGGTTACAAGTTCAGCCTATAGTATTGACGCTCCCATCCAGAACATCTGTGAAGGTGAAATGAAGTATCTTACATGATTGTGCCAAAATGTTTATGCTAAAAGCTTGTCCGTTTGGCTGTGCCCTGGCAGACATGCGGTGGGTGGTTGCTGCATGCCGGTGCACTGACACAGGTGTTCCTTATGACTCTAGATATGTTCTGGTGAGGATGAAAAGTGCGGCTGAGACGGGCTACTGTTTCAACATCAGGAGGCTCCGACTGCAGGAAAAACTGGTCCTGCTGAGATATGATCCCATTGGtaagagctgggggaagaagtcAGCCTGCTTCGGATAAGCTTCTCTGACTGTGTGGGGCAAAAGATTTGAATATAACAGGATTTTTTCCATCTGAGCAGAATATGTCATAACATTTAATACTCAGATGACCGTACAGTTGCTGTTCTTCATGACATTCCAGTGGGAAGTAAATGTTACCCTCATTTTACAGATTGTAGCAGTGAAACAAAGTAATGACTTGCCCGACACATCAGAATCTTTGATGACAGCTGTGCCACATGTcagtggcaaagcaaagcaacacaggagttctttcattctgtttctttgtgtgGTTTGCTAGACTGTGCTACCTCCAACAAGCAGCCACCAAGTCTGCATCAATAGAAATGTTCTATTTGAGCTGCCATGGG from Phalacrocorax carbo chromosome 3, bPhaCar2.1, whole genome shotgun sequence harbors:
- the MRPL33 gene encoding large ribosomal subunit protein bL33m, with product MFLTVAALAKSKSKYVLVRMKSAAETGYCFNIRRLRLQEKLVLLRYDPIAKQRVLFTEKRKIRSI